The Mangifera indica cultivar Alphonso chromosome 8, CATAS_Mindica_2.1, whole genome shotgun sequence genome has a window encoding:
- the LOC123223325 gene encoding protein COP1 SUPPRESSOR 2 isoform X2 → MENSNSMQPQKQKQKKNFRKRSIEEVRGEEDNNKVSDDEEERRLALEEVKFLQKQRERKSGIPAISSALQSGTVTGGGGNSGGLTKVAEKNEGDGEKDELVLQDTFAQETAVMVEDPNMVNYIEQELAKRRGKNIDVTDKVENDLKRAEDELYKVPEHLKVKKRNSEESSTQWTTGIAEVQLPIEYKLKNIEETEAAKKLLQEKRLMGRTKPELSIPSSYSADYFQRGRDYAEKLRREHPELYKDRGTRDDGAGARPTDNSTDAAGSRQAATDEFMLERFRKRERHRVMRR, encoded by the exons ATGGAGAACTCGAATTCGATGCAGCCgcagaagcagaagcagaagaagaattTCCGAAAGAGGAGTATCGAAGAAGTAAGAGGTGAAGAAGACAATAACAAGGTTTCAGATGACGAAGAAGAAAGGAG GTTGGCATTGGAGGAAGTGAAGTTTCTTcagaaacaaagagaaagaaaatcagGGATACCTGCAATAAGTAGTGCATTGCAAAGTGGAACAGTTACAGGAGGAGGAGGAAACAGTGGTGGCTTAACTAAAGTTGCGGAAAAGAATGAAGGCGACGGAGAAAAAGACGAGTTGGTTCTTCAAGATACATTCGCTCAAGAAACCGCCGTCATGGTTGAAGATCCCAACAT GGTGAATTACATTGAGCAAGAACTTGCTAAGAGAAGGGGCAAAAATATTGATGTGACAGATAAAGTTGAGAACGATTTAAAGCGTGCTGAAGATGAATTATACAAAGTTCCGGAGCATCTTAAA GTGAAGAAGCGAAACTCAGAGGAAAGCTCTACTCAGTGGACCACTGGGATAGCTGAGGTTCAGCTCCCCATTGA ATACAAGTTGAAGAATATTGAGGAAACTGAGGCTGCCAAGAAGCTTCTGCAAGAAAAGAGGCTTATGGGTAGAACAAAACCAGAATTAAGCATTCCCTCAAGTTACAGTGCAGATTATTTCCAACGTGGCCGGGATTATGCTGAGAAACTCAGAAGAG AACACCCTGAGCTGTACAAGGACAGAGGTACACGGGATGATGGTGCTGGAGCTAGGCCAACTGATAATAGCACTGATGCAGCAGGAAGTAGGCAAGCTGCAACAGATGAATTCATGTTAGAGCGCTTCCGCAAACGAGAACGCCACCGGGTGATGCGAAGATAA
- the LOC123223325 gene encoding protein COP1 SUPPRESSOR 2 isoform X1, whose protein sequence is MENSNSMQPQKQKQKKNFRKRSIEEVRGEEDNNKVSDDEEERRLALEEVKFLQKQRERKSGIPAISSALQSGTVTGGGGNSGGLTKVAEKNEGDGEKDELVLQDTFAQETAVMVEDPNMVNYIEQELAKRRGKNIDVTDKVENDLKRAEDELYKVPEHLKVKKRNSEESSTQWTTGIAEVQLPIDVDYSCGCRYKLKNIEETEAAKKLLQEKRLMGRTKPELSIPSSYSADYFQRGRDYAEKLRREHPELYKDRGTRDDGAGARPTDNSTDAAGSRQAATDEFMLERFRKRERHRVMRR, encoded by the exons ATGGAGAACTCGAATTCGATGCAGCCgcagaagcagaagcagaagaagaattTCCGAAAGAGGAGTATCGAAGAAGTAAGAGGTGAAGAAGACAATAACAAGGTTTCAGATGACGAAGAAGAAAGGAG GTTGGCATTGGAGGAAGTGAAGTTTCTTcagaaacaaagagaaagaaaatcagGGATACCTGCAATAAGTAGTGCATTGCAAAGTGGAACAGTTACAGGAGGAGGAGGAAACAGTGGTGGCTTAACTAAAGTTGCGGAAAAGAATGAAGGCGACGGAGAAAAAGACGAGTTGGTTCTTCAAGATACATTCGCTCAAGAAACCGCCGTCATGGTTGAAGATCCCAACAT GGTGAATTACATTGAGCAAGAACTTGCTAAGAGAAGGGGCAAAAATATTGATGTGACAGATAAAGTTGAGAACGATTTAAAGCGTGCTGAAGATGAATTATACAAAGTTCCGGAGCATCTTAAA GTGAAGAAGCGAAACTCAGAGGAAAGCTCTACTCAGTGGACCACTGGGATAGCTGAGGTTCAGCTCCCCATTGA TGTTGATTATTCCTGTGGTTGCAGATACAAGTTGAAGAATATTGAGGAAACTGAGGCTGCCAAGAAGCTTCTGCAAGAAAAGAGGCTTATGGGTAGAACAAAACCAGAATTAAGCATTCCCTCAAGTTACAGTGCAGATTATTTCCAACGTGGCCGGGATTATGCTGAGAAACTCAGAAGAG AACACCCTGAGCTGTACAAGGACAGAGGTACACGGGATGATGGTGCTGGAGCTAGGCCAACTGATAATAGCACTGATGCAGCAGGAAGTAGGCAAGCTGCAACAGATGAATTCATGTTAGAGCGCTTCCGCAAACGAGAACGCCACCGGGTGATGCGAAGATAA
- the LOC123223172 gene encoding glucose-1-phosphate adenylyltransferase large subunit 1-like isoform X2, producing MAMESLGLSSLFPRMSSLSHHERLSLSPPFLGSRVGAGQPNSTILGVQFEKFDIPRKRCVTTKQFSVNSILADVAKDFVSYQAPILAKPEADPKTVASIILGGGAGTRLFPLTGRRAKPAVPIGGCYRLIDVPMSNCINSGINKIYILTQFNSQSLNRHIARTYNFGNGVNFGDGFVEVLAATQTPGKSGKKWFQGTADAVRQFLWLFDDAKHRNLENILILSGDHLYRMDYMDFVQHHIDSGADISVSCLPVDDSRASDFGLVKIDETGRINQFLEKPNGESLRSMQVDTDILGLSSQEAKNTPYIASMGVYLFKTEVLLKLLRWHYPEANDFGSEVLPMAAKDFNVQAYVYNGYWEDIGTIKSFFDANLSLTDQPPKFQFFDPSKPIFTSPRFLPPTKIEKCQVKDSIVSHGCFLRECSVEHSIVGIRSRLEYGVELKDTMMMGADYYQTEVEIAALLADGKVPVGIGRDTKIRNCIIDKNARIGKNAIIANKDVEETERPSEGFYIRSGITVVLKNAIIRDGTII from the exons ATGGCAATGGAGTCGCTCGGACTAAGCTCATTATTTCCAAGGATGTCATCACTATCGCACCATGAAAGGTTGTCGTTATCTCCCCCATTCTTGGGCAGTAGAGTGGGCGCTGGGCAGCCCAACAGCACAATATTAGGTGTTCAGTTCGAGAAGTTCGACATTCCCAGAAAAAGATGTGTCACAACTAAGCAATTCTCGGTTAATTCTATTCTTGCAGATGTTGCAAAAGATTTCGTG AGTTACCAGGCACCAATATTAGCTAAACCGGAAGCAGACCCCAAGACTGTAGCCTCCATCATATTAGGTGGTGGAGCTGGGACTCGGCTTTTTCCACTTACTGGAAGAAGAGCGAAGCCTGCC GTGCCAATTGGGGGATGTTATAGACTGATAGATGTCCCAATGAGTAATTGCATCAACAGTGGAATTAACAAGATATATATCCTCACCCAGTTCAATTCACAATCCCTCAATCGACACATTGCTCGAACGTATAATTTCGGAAATGGTGTGAATTTTGGTGATGGTTTTGTGGAG GTATTAGCAGCCACGCAAACGCCAGGTAAATCAGGGAAGAAGTGGTTTCAGGGTACAGCAGATGCTGTAAGACAGTTCCTCTGGTTGTTTGAC GATGCAAAGCATAGAAATCTTGAAAACATTCTCATTTTGTCTGGTGATCATCTCTATCGAATGGATTATATGGACTTTGTGCAG CATCACATTGATTCAGGTGCTGATATATCAGTTTCTTGTCTTCCTGTGGATGACAG TCGTGCCTCAGATTTCGGGTTGGTGAAGATTGATGAAACAGGAAGGATCAACCAGTTTCTTGAAAAACCGAATGGTGAAAGCTTGAGATCTATG CAAGTAGACACAGATATTCTAGGACTATCGTCTCAAGAAGCAAAGAATACCCCATACATTGCATCAATGGGTGTATATTTGTTCAAGACAGAAGTTCTATTGAAGCTTCTCAG GTGGCATTATCCAGAGGCCAATGATTTTGGGTCAGAAGTACTTCCTATGGCTGCAAAAGATTTTAATGTTCAG GCATATGTATACAATGGCTACTGGGAAGATATTGGGACTATTAAATCCTTCTTCGATGCGAATTTATCCTTGACCGATCAG CCTCCGAAATTTCAATTCTTTGATCCATCAAAGCCAATTTTCACATCTCCTCGTTTTCTACCACCaacaaaaatagagaaatgCCAG GTTAAAGATTCTATTGTTTCGCATGGGTGCTTTTTGAGGGAGTGCAGCGTTGAACATTCCATTGTGGGGATTCGATCAAGACTGGAGTATGGTGTGGAGCTGAAG GATACTATGATGATGGGTGCTGACTACTACCAAACTGAGGTGGAAATAGCAGCTCTTTTAGCAGATGGCAAAGTCCCAGTTGGCATTGGAAGAGATACCAAAATAAG GAATTGTATAATTGACAAGAATGCAAGAATTGGAAAGAATGCGATAATTGCAAACAAGGAT GTGGAAGAGACAGAGAGACCATCTGAAGGATTCTACATTCGATCTGGAATTACAGTGGTATTGAAGAATGCAATAATAAGAGATGGGACAATCATCTAA
- the LOC123223172 gene encoding glucose-1-phosphate adenylyltransferase large subunit 1-like isoform X1, whose product MAMESLGLSSLFPRMSSLSHHERLSLSPPFLGSRVGAGQPNSTILGVQFEKFDIPRKRCVTTKQFSVNSILADVAKDFVSYQAPILAKPEADPKTVASIILGGGAGTRLFPLTGRRAKPAVPIGGCYRLIDVPMSNCINSGINKIYILTQFNSQSLNRHIARTYNFGNGVNFGDGFVEVLAATQTPGKSGKKWFQGTADAVRQFLWLFDDAKHRNLENILILSGDHLYRMDYMDFVQHHIDSGADISVSCLPVDDSRASDFGLVKIDETGRINQFLEKPNGESLRSMQVDTDILGLSSQEAKNTPYIASMGVYLFKTEVLLKLLRWHYPEANDFGSEVLPMAAKDFNVQAYVYNGYWEDIGTIKSFFDANLSLTDQPPKFQFFDPSKPIFTSPRFLPPTKIEKCQVKDSIVSHGCFLRECSVEHSIVGIRSRLEYGVELKDTMMMGADYYQTEVEIAALLADGKVPVGIGRDTKIRNCIIDKNARIGKNAIIANKDKVEETERPSEGFYIRSGITVVLKNAIIRDGTII is encoded by the exons ATGGCAATGGAGTCGCTCGGACTAAGCTCATTATTTCCAAGGATGTCATCACTATCGCACCATGAAAGGTTGTCGTTATCTCCCCCATTCTTGGGCAGTAGAGTGGGCGCTGGGCAGCCCAACAGCACAATATTAGGTGTTCAGTTCGAGAAGTTCGACATTCCCAGAAAAAGATGTGTCACAACTAAGCAATTCTCGGTTAATTCTATTCTTGCAGATGTTGCAAAAGATTTCGTG AGTTACCAGGCACCAATATTAGCTAAACCGGAAGCAGACCCCAAGACTGTAGCCTCCATCATATTAGGTGGTGGAGCTGGGACTCGGCTTTTTCCACTTACTGGAAGAAGAGCGAAGCCTGCC GTGCCAATTGGGGGATGTTATAGACTGATAGATGTCCCAATGAGTAATTGCATCAACAGTGGAATTAACAAGATATATATCCTCACCCAGTTCAATTCACAATCCCTCAATCGACACATTGCTCGAACGTATAATTTCGGAAATGGTGTGAATTTTGGTGATGGTTTTGTGGAG GTATTAGCAGCCACGCAAACGCCAGGTAAATCAGGGAAGAAGTGGTTTCAGGGTACAGCAGATGCTGTAAGACAGTTCCTCTGGTTGTTTGAC GATGCAAAGCATAGAAATCTTGAAAACATTCTCATTTTGTCTGGTGATCATCTCTATCGAATGGATTATATGGACTTTGTGCAG CATCACATTGATTCAGGTGCTGATATATCAGTTTCTTGTCTTCCTGTGGATGACAG TCGTGCCTCAGATTTCGGGTTGGTGAAGATTGATGAAACAGGAAGGATCAACCAGTTTCTTGAAAAACCGAATGGTGAAAGCTTGAGATCTATG CAAGTAGACACAGATATTCTAGGACTATCGTCTCAAGAAGCAAAGAATACCCCATACATTGCATCAATGGGTGTATATTTGTTCAAGACAGAAGTTCTATTGAAGCTTCTCAG GTGGCATTATCCAGAGGCCAATGATTTTGGGTCAGAAGTACTTCCTATGGCTGCAAAAGATTTTAATGTTCAG GCATATGTATACAATGGCTACTGGGAAGATATTGGGACTATTAAATCCTTCTTCGATGCGAATTTATCCTTGACCGATCAG CCTCCGAAATTTCAATTCTTTGATCCATCAAAGCCAATTTTCACATCTCCTCGTTTTCTACCACCaacaaaaatagagaaatgCCAG GTTAAAGATTCTATTGTTTCGCATGGGTGCTTTTTGAGGGAGTGCAGCGTTGAACATTCCATTGTGGGGATTCGATCAAGACTGGAGTATGGTGTGGAGCTGAAG GATACTATGATGATGGGTGCTGACTACTACCAAACTGAGGTGGAAATAGCAGCTCTTTTAGCAGATGGCAAAGTCCCAGTTGGCATTGGAAGAGATACCAAAATAAG GAATTGTATAATTGACAAGAATGCAAGAATTGGAAAGAATGCGATAATTGCAAACAAGGAT AAGGTGGAAGAGACAGAGAGACCATCTGAAGGATTCTACATTCGATCTGGAATTACAGTGGTATTGAAGAATGCAATAATAAGAGATGGGACAATCATCTAA